The DNA sequence CACCGCTGGATGCACGCGCCGCGCATCTTCAAGGCGGTGCACGCCGTCCACCATGCCTCCAAGCCGCCGACGGCCTGGGCAGCGATGAGCTTCCACCCCTGGGAGGCACTCAGCGGGGCCTTCGTCATCCCGCTGCTGGCCTTCGTCATCCCCATCCACTGGACCGCGCTCGCCGTCGTCCTCACCATCGCCACGGTGATGGGCGTCACCAACCACATGGGCTGGGAAATGTTCCCGGCGCGCTGGATCAACGGCTGGTTCGGTCGCCACATCATCACAGCGTCGCACCACGAGACGCACCACGCGCGCTACACCTGCAACTACGGCCTGTATTTCCGCTTCTGGGACAGGCTGTGCAAGACCGACAAGGGCCTCACCAGCTTCTGATTGACCGCGCCTGCCAACCTTCTACACTGCCCGCAGACCCCGGGGGGCCGGCATCGACCGGCTGAGAGGCAGCTTCCTCGCTGCGACCCGCTGAACCTGATCCGGTTGACCCCGGCGTAGGGAGGGCGCGGCCGTCGAAGCCCGCACTCCCCCTTGTGGAGTGCACGACATGGCCGACATCAATTCCCGCATCGAAATGCCCGTCACCACCGGCGCCCTGCCCGGCAGCCGGAAAATCCACATCGCCGGCACCCTGTTCCCCGATATCCGCGTCGCCATGCGCGAGGTCGCGCTCGAACCGAGCGCCAAGGAACCGCCGGTCCGCATCTACGACACCAGCGGGCCCTACACGGACGACACCGCCAGCATCGACATCGCCGCCGGCCTGCCGGCGCTGCGCATGCCGTGGATCGAGGCCCGCGGCGATTGCGAACGCTATCCGGGCCGCGAGGTCAAGCCCGAGGATAATGGCATTTTCGGCGGGCTGAAACAGCCCGAAGTCCAGCAATTCCCCAACGTCAACCCGATGCCGTGGCGCGCCAAGGGCGGCCAGGCCGTCACCCAAATCGCCTATGCCCGGCGCGGCATCATCACGCCCGAAATGGAATATGTCGCCATCCGCGAAAACATCGGCCGCGCGCAGCTGGCCGGGCAAATCCGGGATGGCGAGGATTTCGGCGCCGAAATTCCCGATTACGTCACCCCCGAATTCGTGCGCAGCGAGATCGCCCGCGGCCGCGCCATCATCCCCGCCAACATCAACCACCCCGAAGCCGAGCCCATGGCCATCGGCCGCAACTTCCTCGTCAAGATCAACGCCAACATCGGCAACAGTGCCGTCGCGTCGAGCATCGCCGAAGAAGTCGAAAAAATGGTCTGGGCCACCCGCTGGGGCGCCGACAATGTCATGGACCTGTCCACGGGGCGCAACATCCACAACACCCGCGAATGGATCCTGCGCAACTCCCCCGTCCCCATCGGCACCGTCCCCATCTACCAGGCGCTCGAAAAGGTCGGCGGCATTGCCGAGGACCTCAGCTGGGAGGTGTATCGCGACACGCTGATCGAACAGGCCGAACAGGGCGTCGACTATTTCACCATCCACGCCGGCGTCCGGCTCGCCTATGTCCCGCTCACCGCCAACCGCGTGACGGGCATCGTGTCGCGCGGCGGCAGCATCCTCGCCAAATGGTGCCTCAGCCACCACAAGGAGAATTTCCTCTACACGCACTTCGAGGAAATCTGCGAGATCATGCGCGCCTATGACGTGTCCTTCTCGCTGGGCGACGGCCTGCGCCCCGGCTCGATTGCCGACGCCAACGACCGCGCCCAATTCGCCGAGCTCGAAACCCTGGGCGAGCTGACCCAGGTCGCCTGGAAGCACGACTGCCAGGTGATGATCGAAGGCCCCGGCCATGTCCCGATGCACAAGATCAAGGTCAACATGACCAAGCAGCTCGAAACCTGTGGCGAGGCACCCTTCTACACATTGGGGCCGCTCACCACCGACATCGCGCCCGGCTATGACCATATCACCAGCGGCATCGGCGCCGCGATGATCGGCTGGTTCGGCTGCGCCATGCTCTGCTACGTAACGCCCAAGGAGCATCTGGGCCTGCCCGACCGCGACGACGTCAAGGTCGGCGTCATCACCTACAAACTCGCCGCCCACGCCGCCGACCTCGCCAAGGGCCACCCCGCCGCCCAGCTCCGCGACGACGCCCTCAGCCGCGCCCGCTTCGACTTCCGCTGGCGCGACCAGTTCAACCTGTCGCTCGACCCCGAAACCGCCCTCAACTTCCACGACGAAACCCTGCCCGCCGAAGGCGCCAAGGTCGCCCACTTCTGCTCGATGTGCGGGCCGAAATTTTGCTCGATGAAGATCACCCAGGA is a window from the Polymorphobacter fuscus genome containing:
- the thiC gene encoding phosphomethylpyrimidine synthase ThiC encodes the protein MADINSRIEMPVTTGALPGSRKIHIAGTLFPDIRVAMREVALEPSAKEPPVRIYDTSGPYTDDTASIDIAAGLPALRMPWIEARGDCERYPGREVKPEDNGIFGGLKQPEVQQFPNVNPMPWRAKGGQAVTQIAYARRGIITPEMEYVAIRENIGRAQLAGQIRDGEDFGAEIPDYVTPEFVRSEIARGRAIIPANINHPEAEPMAIGRNFLVKINANIGNSAVASSIAEEVEKMVWATRWGADNVMDLSTGRNIHNTREWILRNSPVPIGTVPIYQALEKVGGIAEDLSWEVYRDTLIEQAEQGVDYFTIHAGVRLAYVPLTANRVTGIVSRGGSILAKWCLSHHKENFLYTHFEEICEIMRAYDVSFSLGDGLRPGSIADANDRAQFAELETLGELTQVAWKHDCQVMIEGPGHVPMHKIKVNMTKQLETCGEAPFYTLGPLTTDIAPGYDHITSGIGAAMIGWFGCAMLCYVTPKEHLGLPDRDDVKVGVITYKLAAHAADLAKGHPAAQLRDDALSRARFDFRWRDQFNLSLDPETALNFHDETLPAEGAKVAHFCSMCGPKFCSMKITQDVRDYAAKQNTETMLAAGMAEKSAEFRAKGGEIYLPAVG
- a CDS encoding sterol desaturase family protein, translating into MIDPVLLAIGTAQTTLIVIVRYLATSGGFAWWTARRGIATGPRDPARRSRQIRDEIRWSLVSAVIYGIPAGIMIACWHYFGLTAIRTEFDTAAALWWLPSIALYLFLHDTWFYWTHRWMHAPRIFKAVHAVHHASKPPTAWAAMSFHPWEALSGAFVIPLLAFVIPIHWTALAVVLTIATVMGVTNHMGWEMFPARWINGWFGRHIITASHHETHHARYTCNYGLYFRFWDRLCKTDKGLTSF